GCCCCATTGGACACACTCTGCCGGATATTTCGTCTGGAACTCGATGATCAAGCTGCGGCGGAACGCGATGCGATGCTCAATTTTGTTGCCAGAGAAAGCCTGCAGTATCCCGAACTCTCAGATCTCATCTATGACACAGGTATTATCCGCTCTCGCGAAGAGCTGATAGAATGGCTTGAGGATCAAAAGCGAGATGGAACCCTACAAATCAGCGATACAGTGGATTGCGCAGGTCTGATGATGGATGTGGTCTTTGGAGCCATGCTGCCGCGGCGCCGTTTAAAGGATCCCGTTGACAGACAATGGCAAAGCCAGATGATCAGAGGTCGGCTTGCAATCATTTTGAAGGGATTGCAAACCAAGTAATTTGAACGTTTTAGTTTTTTGTCTGCCGAAGCAGCCACTCGCGAGCGGCTTCTATATAGAAAAACTTGCGTGCAGAGCCCATATGGTCAACCCCATCAAAAGTCAGGAAAGTAATATTGCCGCCGTCATTAAGATAGCCATCCACAACGGATGTTAGCTCTTTCTGATCGTCAGTCGGGAAGATGAGGGCCGGATCAAGATACCCTTCGGGACGTGTAACCTTGGCTCCGGCCCTTTCCCAGACAGGGACACATTTTTCATTCCAGGATGTGGCTTTCTGGTCTTCTGTTCAGGTAATGATCAGCAGATTCTGAGAGGCCAAGGTGGCGACATCCTCCGGCCTTTGCTGACCGGCGATAATAAGGCCGCCTGCAAAAGTTTCAGGATGTTTGGCCATCAGCCAAAGTGATGTCATGGCCCCCATCGACCAGCCCGTGCAATAAACGCGCTTGGGATCAATTTTGAGAACCTTGTCGCGACGGTCATCAAGATTTGGATTGCTGTAGTTCCAGGTGTTTGTCAGTAGAGACTGCACCAGCCTGTATGTGTTTCGACATCGGCGGTGTGCTCCCAATAATCGTTCATTGTTGTACGTTCATACCGCGGGGTTATGACCACACATTCTTCCTTTTGCTGTTGCTCCGGCATCCCCCATATGCTGGCAATGACGGTCTCTGTAAGCGTCTCCTTACACGTTCCGTCGTAGCTGGTTCCCGAATGGGTGATTGCCATTTGGCTGTGGCAGAGTATGCTTATGCCTCCCCCGAAAACCGAGGTGAAGATTCGATCAGCATTTCCTCTTGGCCTCCCCCAGCCAAAAGGAAATCTAATTCACTCGAATGGCAGCTTTCCGATCAGAACAGATCTGCGTGAAGCAGGCGCATAATCGCTCGTTGCAATTCGTGAAAATCGACCAGTACCGAGCCACTTGGTTTGAATACATCCATTGCAGATTGAAGCGTTCAGACAGCTCCACTCAACATGAATGAATTCAAGAAAACCGTGGAAAGGGCCATAGACCTTTGCATAGGTTTGTGTAGCAAAATGTGTAGCAAATTTGGGAGATCTTGCGGGGGAGCTCGCATCAAACGATTGAATTAACTATATAAATTTCAATTTTTCACTAAATAAATGGCGGAGAGACAGGGATTTTAGCTCTCACAACCTATTCTTTATACAAATCAACAACTTAATCCCGTCATGATAGCCTGCAATGTAGCACTTTACTGTAACAAACTCAATCTTATCTTTTCGCAAGAACTATACCTGCCTCGGCTACCCGGTCAGGCGTAATATGTGACCGGTTAATCTTGTCTAGCGCTTTTGCCTCTTCATTGGTCAAAATCACCAAGCGGTAGGTGGATTTTATGTGTTCAACGATCTGAGCATCAGTTTGGCCTTCTTGAATGAGATCACAAAGCTGTCTTGCAAACGCCCTCTGAGGCATCACATGCTCAACTCGCACGTTTGAAATTGAAGCCTTCCTAGCCACAAGAGCCTTTACGCTTATCTCCACTTTCTGATCGCTTATTACTTTACTTGGATGCTTTATGTGGGGGTAGCAAATCGCTCTACAAAGAATATCAGCAATGCGTTCTATCGAGTGAATCGCCCCTCCGTTATCCGTAAAACCAAGCTCAAGCGCTTCCTGTCTAGCTCTAACGAACGTTCTCAGCGCAGGAATTAGATTTTCAGCAGTATACTTGGGCATTTCGACACCTCAGTATATTTCAAGAGATCAGTAATTCGCTGTTCTACTCATTCAGCAACACTTCCGCCCAATCATCAAGCTTGGCCTTTATGGGTTGCCAGCCAGGTTGATAGCGGTCTAGCAGGTCGTAAAAGGCCTTGCTGTGATTGTGCTCCTTTAGATGGCAAAGTTCGTGCAGGAGAACATGATCGATGCAGTCACGCGGAGCCCGAACCAAAAATGGATGAAGCCGAAGTATGCCGTCAGTTGCGCAACTTCCCCACCGTTTCTGCATCTCGAGGAGTTCGAATTTGGGCGGCGTCTCGATCCAGGGCAATCTGGCGCAAATCTCTTTGATGCCTTGAGAGAAGACTTTTTGGGCACGGAACTTATGCCAGGCTCGTATCCTTACACGAATGGTGTCGGGATCACGGGTCTCAGTAAAAATCTCAAGACTGCCGCGATAGAGGCGCGTTCTCCGCTCTGCCTTTGGGGCATCAATCAGTTTGAGCTGATAACGGCGGCCAAGATAGAAGATCTCCTCTCCGCTCACATATTCACGTTCGAGAACATTGCTGCACCGTTCCTGCGCTTGAGCCACATTATCGGAGATCCACCGAGCCTTGGACTGAACGGCTTTCTGGATAGCCACAAGCGGTGCTCCCGCACTAGCCAGCACTTGAACGGTTCCATCGGGTTCCACATTGATGGCGATCTTGCCTGAAGGGCGATCTTCGCGGAGAACAACATAAGGCAGCCTCGTGTCACCATAGACAAACAGATGGCGCTCTGGTTCGGTTTCTTCAGAAGCTGCCATTGGTGGCCCCTGCTCTCACCTTATCCTGGATCGCAGCGATCAGCTTTTGCGCTATCGTTATGTCGCCGTAGGTCTTGAAGAAAGGCGGCAGAAGGCTCCTGCTGATGTCATTCATGATGTCTTCCTGGCTAAG
This window of the uncultured Cohaesibacter sp. genome carries:
- a CDS encoding SprT family zinc-dependent metalloprotease, producing MAASEETEPERHLFVYGDTRLPYVVLREDRPSGKIAINVEPDGTVQVLASAGAPLVAIQKAVQSKARWISDNVAQAQERCSNVLEREYVSGEEIFYLGRRYQLKLIDAPKAERRTRLYRGSLEIFTETRDPDTIRVRIRAWHKFRAQKVFSQGIKEICARLPWIETPPKFELLEMQKRWGSCATDGILRLHPFLVRAPRDCIDHVLLHELCHLKEHNHSKAFYDLLDRYQPGWQPIKAKLDDWAEVLLNE
- a CDS encoding prolyl oligopeptidase family serine peptidase; amino-acid sequence: MQSLLTNTWNYSNPNLDDRRDKVLKIDPKRVYCTGWSMGAMTSLWLMAKHPETFAGGLIIAGQQRPEDVATLASQNLLIIT
- a CDS encoding TetR/AcrR family transcriptional regulator; the protein is MVKSSGNRGRPKTIDASVLRTRIIDAAHGCFVNQGFGKTTTAMIASEAKISKRDLYRQFSSKAEIFGEVVRARRQAILDLPRPADEQLAPLDTLCRIFRLELDDQAAAERDAMLNFVARESLQYPELSDLIYDTGIIRSREELIEWLEDQKRDGTLQISDTVDCAGLMMDVVFGAMLPRRRLKDPVDRQWQSQMIRGRLAIILKGLQTK